Proteins from one Sphaeramia orbicularis chromosome 17, fSphaOr1.1, whole genome shotgun sequence genomic window:
- the myripa gene encoding uncharacterized protein myripa isoform X4 has translation MGGDYDQDQADLHCHQSAYDQPSTSIQLHKGLWRSHSAFSVLDCDPPVQIHNPPQALKKEGVVSSLSAWKSADRLDNSMLKSPDGNWIALQSTQLSRPSLLTRRKSLVYSALERESAVMAAYEGTGSGYETKPESCGSWGSVLKEIHRKMTDSNFNLYHNQDPLAVMGRRGSRDYLLSDSEGNWRPHKPWLAFFNRRVSKEIRGPVLSRRTSIIDLNFNMEEAREDSGLAPELDRATYRRSQQQRWSKIEATASFLVDYNTEKSHYSSDAMTPDTLTSGATTPEPFDDAGDPTGRRANQMDQDLTLKLQYLAGRSSYLESSTEEFDGEKYAANARLKEETRQGCKNGEEEKMWRMEIDVDEGGTDEEDESELDDETKHRLYRLVAQSRLTYLSTDDELDKSGLSEGEGEYVEERKPEQCEDSKDGLTFKLYQLENEVKATQFSSTEDELDRLGTADEMKTNEELAVKVCRLANQINATQFSSTEDELDRVGRGGGGGEEGVEMIEEEMLWKLQAEKAAQVRDLANLVSTSQFSSTEDELDRVGEDEAEIQSEVKNRSETCVEMEDLWEGADMDRRESIGDLDVTMFELKEEIEERNKEGEINEGEMDYLTKTEGVQQDNTEAESGRMEKTVTVDFLQVFTPKDDKVQKESIVKESQISGKRTEGTRTLEENQPEVMWSDKKEEKQSKESNKCEEKWDPATDSDEDDEEFERIISSMLMMTLEDMQGVHDNIGGINRETEKVGTDEMNEVRGDGDCEARRTNASEETVSVEVFHCGGVTGSGEETQSPEGTGDKEGHFCRRQESGDGSRQQEGEDPNQRTSLARDEADVTVKEVTAEAERSLGIMTVEDERKHGGDMQTERTQTQADSLSNNADEESKEKSDDTEPSIPFYLQEGLLSPQEIQNDSDMELYKTIQLISTLLEQRYSAVSLRSITTEVLKVLNATEELLQGVEGGGAPQVSKTSLPPSTDPKKLDQQFSRLEENVYVAASTVYGLEAELSDLEECARGICSSTSDMELSFLEEQVASAAAKVQQSELRISDISARIAALKSAGLDVDTQSRFTKTRTIPVMPVTLDSSRQLRRRLPAPPVKDDKET, from the exons ATGGGGGGCGACTATGACCAGGACCAGGCTGACCTTCACTGCCATCAGTCCGCCTATGACCAGCCGTCCACCTCCATTCAGCTCCACAAAGGCCTCTGG AGGTCACACTCTGCCTTCTCGGTGTTGGACTGTGACCCTCCAGTCCAGATCCATAATCCTCCTCAGGCGCTAAAAAAGGAAGGTGTTGTGTCATCCCTGTCTGCATGGAAGAGTGCAGACCGACTGGACAACTCTA TGCTCAAAAGCCCAGACGGGAACTGGATTGCCCTGCAGAGTACCCAGCTGTCACGTCCCAGTCTGCTCACCAGAAGGAAAAGCCTGGTCTACAGTGCCTTGGAGAGAGAGTCCGCAGTGATGGCCGCCTACGAAGGAACGGGCTCTGGCTACGAAACCAAGCCAGAGTCCTGTGGCTCCTGGGGAAGCGTTCTGAAGGAGATTCACAGGAAAATGACAGACTCCAACTTCAACCTGTATCACAACCAGGACCCATTAGCTGTAATGGGCCGCAGAGGCAGCAGAGACTATCTGTTGTCAGACTCCGAGGGCAACTGGAGACCTCACAAACCTTGGCTGGCTTTTTTCAACAGGAGAGTCTCTAAAGAAATCAGGGGTCCGGTGTTGTCCCGCAGGACCAGCATCATTGACCTGAACTTTAACATGGAGGAAGCCAGAGAGGACAGCGGTTTGGCACCGGAGCTGGACAGGGCAACATACAGGAGGTCACAGCAGCAAAGATGGAGTAAAATAGAAGCAACTGCATCATTTCTGGTG GATTATAACACAGAGAAATCCCATTATTCCTCTGATGCTATGACCCCTGACACTTTGACTTCTGGAGCAACAACCCCTGAACCCTTTGACGACGCAGGTGACCCCACTGGACGTAGAGCCAATCAGATGGATCAAGATCTGACATTAAAACTGCAATACTTAGCGGGCCGAAGCAGCTATCTTGAATCTTCCACTGAAGAGTTTGATGGCGAAAAATATGCAGCTAATGCCAGACTGAAGGAGGAAACAAGGCAAGGATGCAAGAATGGAGAAGAGGAGAAGATGTGGAGGATGGAGATCGATGTGGACGAAGGAGGAACAGATGAGGAGGATGAgtcagagctggatgatgagaCCAAACACAGACTGTACAGGCTCGTCGCACAGTCCAGACTCACGTATTTATCGACCGACGACGAGTTAGACAAATCAGGTCTGAGCGAAGGAGAAGGTGAATATGTGGAGGAACGAAAACCAGAGCAATGTGAGGACAGTAAAGACGGGCTGACTTTTAAACTGTATCAGCTGGAAAATGAAGTGAAGGCAACTCAGTTCTCCTCCACCGAAGATGAGCTGGACCGACTGGGCACCGCAGACGAAATGAAGACGAATGAGGAGCTGGCGGTGAAAGTGTGCAGATTAGCTAACCAAATCAATGCCACCCAGTTCTCCTCCACTGAAGATGAATTAGACAGAgtggggaggggaggaggaggaggagaagaaggggtGGAGATGATAGAGGAGGAGATGCTGTGGAAACTGCAGGCGGAGAAAGCGGCTCAAGTGCGTGACTTGGCTAACCTAGTCAGCACCTCTCAGTTTTCTTCTACTGAAGATGAGCTGGACAGAGTTGGAGAAGATGAAGCGGAGATACAGAGTGAGGTGAAAAACAGAAGCGAGACCTGTGTTGAGATGGAAGATCTGTGGGAGGGAGCAGATATGGACAGGAGGGAGTCCATTGGAGATTTAGATGTTACCATGTTTGAATTAAAGGAAGAAATAGAAGAACGGAACAAAGAGGGAGAAATAAACGAGGGTGAGATGGATTATCTGACAAAAACTGAAGGTGTGCAGCAAGATAACACAGAGGCAGAGTCTGGTAGGATGGAGAAGACAGTCACGGTGGACTTCCTTCAGGTGTTTACTCCTAAAGATGACAAGGTACAAAAAGAGTCAATAGTGAAGGAATCGCAGATATCAGGGAAAAGAACTGAGGGCACGAGAACTCTAGAAGAGAACCAGCCAGAGGTGATGTGGTCagacaaaaaggaagaaaaacagagTAAAGAGAGCAACAAGTGTGAGGAGAAATGGGATCCAGCAACAGacagtgatgaagatgatgaagagttTGAGAGAATAATCAGCAGCATGTTGATGATGACTCTGGAGGACATGCAAGGAGTACACGATAACATTGGAGGAATAaatagagagacagagaaagtagGAACAGATGAGATGAACGAGGTCAGAGGAGACGGCGACTGCGAGGCGCGAAGGACGAACGCATCAGAAGAGACGGTGAGCGTGGAAGTGTTTCACTGTGGAGGCGTCACAGGGAGTGGGGAGGAGACGCAGAGTCCAGAGGGAACAGGAGACAAGGAAGGACACTTCTGCAGGAGACAAGAGAGCGGAGATGGAAGTAGGCAGCAGGAAGGAGAAGATCCAAACCAAAGAACCAGTTTGGCACGAGACGAAGCGGACGTGACAGTTAAAGAAGTGACGGCTGAGGCTGAACGGAGTCTGGGAATCATGACAGTAGAAGATGAACGGAAACATGGAGGAGACATGCAGACTGAaaggacacaaacacaagcagatAGTTTAAGTAACAACGCTGATGaagaatccaaagaaaaaagtgATGACACAGAGCCGAGCATCCCCTTTTATCTTCAGGAGGGTTTACTGTCACCACAGGAGATCCAAAAT GACAGTGACATGGAGCTTTACAAAACTATACAGTTAATATCCACTCTGCTGGAGCAG AGATACTCAGCGGTGTCTCTACGAAGCATCACTACTGAGGTGCTGAAGGTGTTGAATGCCACAGAGGAGCTACTGCAGGGAGTAGAAGGAGGAGGTGCCCCCCAAGTCTCCAAAACATCGCTGCCCCCCAGCACTGACCCCAAAAAACTGGATCAACAGTTCTCCAGATTAGAGGAGAAT GTGTATGTGGCAGCTAGCACAGTGTATGGGCTGGAGGCGGAGCTGAGCGACCTGGAGGAGTGCGCCAGGGGCATCTGCAGCTCCACGTCCGATATGGAGCTGTCCTTCCTGGAGGAGCAGGTGGCATCAGCAGCTGCTAAGGTTCAACAGTCTGAACTACGG ATAAGCGACATCTCAGCCAGAATAGCTGCTTTGAAGAGTGCAGGCCTCGATGTGGACACCCAGTCACGCTTCACTAAAACCAGGACCATACCAGTGATG ccTGTTACTCTGGATTCATCCAGACAACTGAGGAGGCGATTACCTGCACCACCAGTcaaag ATGATAAGGAAACCTAA
- the plxdc2a gene encoding plexin domain-containing protein 2 translates to MKTQTVYLLTGLLIISLFHTSFTLLKSINEQSSYVSRENLEPRERRWTSRPGAPGWTADKRSHYRDQLGPDEPDLLMEEGHDDATQIVNIDHAYYTSKIYGSGDTASKELWVNIDEMEEDDWRVRGFLSSTHRQAERVNLSFDFPFYGHILKEITVATGGFIYTGDVMHQLLTATQYIAPLMANFDLSLSKNSSVFYCDNGTTLVVQWNHIHLQDNVNAGTFTFQAILHSDGRIVFTYKEIPVDVNNISTEHHPVKVGLSDAFVVLHEIEQIPNVRRRTIYEYHKVDILKSKISNSSAVEMLPLPTCLQFSSCGPCVTSQIGFNCSWCSRLQRCSSGFDRYRQDWVDHGCPEERRDSRCLRMTDVTNSTSSHFTHTTTAVAVTAGQQRSSSSTSSSLSNTQSVTNTSAHSSTNRRTISTPHPPTSKPAQDDTKISLRINEKPGGEETAGQNDERLQIGLLVGIIMVTVVMAAAVLLSVYIYTHPTSSVSLFLMERRPTRWPILKFRRGSSRPSYAEVEASGQDKEGAVVIDPKQAFIISDRRESEQKEGFIVPDQRERFLISDSS, encoded by the exons ATGAAGACACAGACTGTCTACCTCCTCACAGGACTGcttattatttcactgtttcACACAAGCTTCACACTGCTGAAGTCTATCAATg AACAAAGCTCATATGTATCCAGAGAGAATCTGGAGCCCAGAGAGCGGAGGTGGACGTCCAGGCCTGGGGCCCCTGGCTGGACTGCAGATAAGAGGAGCCACTACAGAGACCAGCTTGGACCAGATGAGCCGGACCTGTTGATGGAGGAGGGACACGATGACGCTACACAGATTGTG AACATTGATCATGCCTACTACACGTCTAAAATCTATGGTTCTGGAGACACGGCCAGTAAAGAGCTGTGGGTGAATATTGATGAGATGGAGGAGGATGACTGGAGGGTCCGCGGCTTCCTGTCCAGTACTCACAGACAGGCTGAG AGAGTGAACCTTTCTTTTGACTTTCCTTTCTACGGTCATATCCTAAAGGAAATAACAGTGGCCACGGGAG GTTTTATTTATACTGGAGATGTAATGCACCAGCTCCTCACAGCCACTCAGTACATCGCCCCTTTGATGGCGAACTTTGACCTTAGCCTTTCCAAAAACTCCAGTGTCTTTTACTGTGATAATG GCACTACGCTGGTGGTGCAGTGGAACCACATACACCTGCAGGACAATGTTAATGCGGGGACTTTCACCTTTCAGGCCATTCTGCACAGTGACGGACGTATCGTCTTCACCTATAAAGAG ATTCCTGTGGATGTGAACAACATCAGCACTGAGCATCATCCTGTCAAAGTGGGCCTGTCTGATGCGTTCGTGGTGCTTCATGAGATAGAGCAGATTCCTA ATGTTCGGAGGAGGACCATTTATGAGTATCACAAAGTCGATATCCTCAAGTCCAAGATCTCCAATTCTTCAGCTGTGGAGATGCTGCCACTGCCTA CGTGTCTCCAGTTCTCCAGCTGTGGTCCATGTGTCACCTCTCAGATTGGCTTTAACTGCAGCTGGTGCAGTCGCCTACAGAG ATGCTCCAGTGGTTTTGATCGCTATCGTCAGGACTGGGTGGACCACGGCTGTCCTGAGGAG AGGAGAGATTCCCGGTGTCTCCGAATGACAGACGTCACAAACTCCACATCTTCCCACTTCACACACACCACCACCGCAGTGGCTGTGACCGCAGGGCAACAGAGGAGCTCCagttccacctcctcctccctcagcAACACACAGAGCGTCACTAACACCTCAGCacacagcagcacaaacagaagaaCAATTTCCACCCCACATCCCCCCACCAGCAAACCTGCACAAG ATGACACAAAGATCTCTTTGCGCATTAATGAAAAGC CAGGGGGTGAGGAGACTGCAGGGCAGAATGATGAGCGGCTGCAGATTGGTCTCCTGGTGGGCATCATCATGGTGACAGTTGTCATGGCAGCAgcagttcttctgtctgtctaCATCTACACTCATCCTACCTCCAGTGTCAGCCTCTTCCTCATGGAG CGGCGTCCGACCCGGTGGCCAATCCTGAAATTTCGACGGGGCTCCAGTCGGCCTTCCTACGCAGAGGTGGAGGCCTCTGGTCAGGACAAAGAGGGCGCGGTGGTGATCGACCCCAAACAGGCTTTTATCATTTCAGACCGGCGAGAGAGCGAACAGAAAGAAGGATTCATAGTTCCTGACCAGAGGGAGCGCTTCCTCATCTCAGACAGCTCCTGA